The Mustelus asterias unplaced genomic scaffold, sMusAst1.hap1.1 HAP1_SCAFFOLD_2927, whole genome shotgun sequence region CCCCCGTCCCTCCTCACttaccccccccccgtccctccctctcttaccccccccccccccccccccgtccctcctctctataaccccccccccgtccctccctctttacccccccccttcccctcccctctctcccccccgtccctcctctcttaccccccccccccgtccctccctctcttacccccccccccgtccctccctctcttccccccccccccgtccctccctctcttaccccccccccccccgtcctccctctcttaccccccccccccccgtccctccctctcttacccccccccccccgtccctccctctcttaccccccccccccgtcaccccccccgtccctccctctcttacccccccccccccgtccctccctctcttaccccccccccgtccctccctctccccccccccccccctccctctcttacCCCCCCCCATCTGTCTGACTCTCTTCCCCTTTCCCCACaatccctctctgtctgtgtctatttcttttctctctctttccctctctttgtctGACTTCTCCCCACCCTTTCTTTCTCTGCCCCCtttttctgtctgtctttcccactccccacaccctttctgtccacccccccctctgcctgtctcttctccccccccccccccccatctctgtctGACTTcttcccaccctctgtctcttccccttccccaccctgtctgtctctcctccacccacccccctgtctcagttcTGGGAGGTGATCAGTGATGAACACGGTATTGATCCCACTGGAACGTACCGAGGTGACAGTGACCTACAGCTGGAGAGAATCAATGTTTACTATAATGAAGCCTCAGGTATGTGACCCTCCCCTTTtcttttgaaaaataaaaatttGGTCCCATTTATCTTTGAGAAACACATACAATCCCCTCTTTTGtctattttttctctctctctctctctccctgcaggaGGGAAGTACGTTCCCAGGGCGGTTCTGGTCGATTTGGAACCGGGAACAATGGACTCAGTCCGATCCGGGCCTTTCGGACAGATTTTCAGGCCAGATAACTTTGTGTTTGGTGAGTGTCTGTGgccagggttgtgtgtgtggagggggaggggactctgcagggttgtgtgggggagggggctctgtgggcaggtgtgtgtgggggggggggggggggggttgggggagagggaggggactcTGTGGGTAGGgtcgtgtgtgtgggggaggaggcttTGCAGGGGAATGAGTTTGTGAAACCAgtgtctgctctctctgcaaTTGCAGAAGGAAGTCACGTGGTGGTCCTGAAACTGCAGTGAGATGGCTTTTGTTGTGTGCTGTGCTGAAAATGCattccgccctctctctcgctccctcccccactctctccctgtctctgcaaaaACATTCACTCGAAGGCCATTTACTGGGTGGTGTTGTGAATGCCGATGCAGTGATATCGAATCGACAAATTAAAACCATTCGGTAATTTGGAAACTGAAAtcctcaccacctcccccgccccattAAAATAAAGTCCCTCCCTTCCAAGTTGCGCAGTGGGTGACACAGGCCCTCAATCCATCTCCccccaaggaacaggaggagcccctcCGCCTGCCCCGCCCATTCCACtatcctgcccgttctccataatctgtgatttccttactgatcaaTAAGCAGGCTCCCCACAGCTTTGGCAAGGAGACTCTCAACCcttagaaattcctcctctactaAGTTCCTCTCCTGTTCAaatcactccctatctctgtaacctccaacccctacaattctcatcctcctgttcaaatccctccctcctgatctctgtaacctcctccagcccctgcagttAGTCCAGTGTATGCGCTGATCTTGGAAGTGACGGCACCTGGTTGAATTTACGCGGTGGTGAGTTTCTCCTGAATCTTGTTTCCAATCGCATGACGTTTCGGGCCTCCGAGCGTTTGGGCCCAAACTGGGAGCTCCGCCCACCTTTCAGACAGTAACGAGGCAGCCATGACAGTCCATTCAACTCCAAACATCCTGTTCCCCAAGGGTGGGCGTGGAGAGGAGGTTTAGCAGAACACAGGCTGAGGGATTTAACTTCACCGAGTGATTGGGAGAAGCTGGGTGGGTGTTGGGATGGAGGAGGGAACCTCAACAGGACCTTTACGGAGCACCTGACtggattggtggggagggggggcggtggctgTGGCTATTATAGTTAAAACTGGCTCGATTCGGGGTAATCCCTGTCACTCGTACAGGGGTGGAAAGATCCCTCATCTGTGACAggcaacagccccccctcccacaccagcTGAAACACTACATTTGCATAGCGCCCATATTGTCTTGCACACCCACAATGCACTCGGTGTCCGACACACTCTGTGTGCATTTTGACCCTGAGTTGTGTGAGGAGATATTGAGGGATACGCAACCTAAAACCCTCAAGGGAGGTCCTGAGTGTCTTAGTGGAGAGAGTTGGAgaagtttggggagggaatttcaAAACCCTCCCTTATTTTGTCAAGCTccgaacaggaggatgagaattataggggctggagggggttatagagatagggagggatttgaacaggaggatgaggattgtaggggctggaggaggttatagagatagggagggagggatttgaaaatgcaggtcagtgagcacggagggggggggggggtgagcagggagggtggggggtgaacaGGAATGAGTTCAGTcacagggtggagagggggtaTCAGGGGTTCGGACCCGCTGCAGTTTACTGGGGGTTGGGAGACGGGAGGGTCGATTTCCGGGGGGAGCTGAGGCACAGGTGAGGGTTTCCACAGTTGATCAGCCGAGGCAGGGCAGATCCTGGTGGGTGTTAGTGATGGCTGAATGGAGATTGCTCTGGGTTACAATGTGATCCTGTGAGTCTCTGCTGTTAATATGTAACCAAAGTATGGACACCACAAGCGTGTCAGCAACATCACTGTCAGTGTTAAACTCACATCAGACTGATCGCAGGATCCAGCCTTTGATCTGGGTCACCAGATTACAAACCATTCACATTCCTGGTGATGCTTTATCACCCTGTGGGAGCATTCAACCTCAAAACCCCCAACCTCCcatctccctccctatctctgtaacctcctccagcccctacaatcctcatcctcctgttcaaatccctcactccctccccatctctgtaacctcctccagcccctacaatcctcatcctcctgttcaaatcccgccctcgctccctccctatctctgtaacctcctccagcccctacaatcctcatcctcctgttcaaatccctccctcgccccctccctccctatctctgtaacctcctccagcccctacaatcctcatcctcctgttcaaatccctccctcgctccctccctccctatctctgtaacctcctccagcccctacaatcctcatcctcctgttcaaatccctccctcgctccctccctatctctgtaacctcctccagcccctacaatcctcatcctcctgttcaaatccctccctcgctccctccctccctgtctctgtaacctcctccagcccctacaattctcatcctcctgttcaaatccctccctcgccccctccctccctatctctgtaacctcctccagcccctacaatcctcatcctcctgttcaaatccctccctcgctccctcctatctctgtaacctcctccagcccctacaatcctcatcctcctgttcaaatccctccctcgctccctccctccctatctctgtaacctcctccagcccctacaattctcatcctcctgttcaaatccctccctccctccctatctctgtaacctcctacagccctcTGAGATCTCGAGCATCCCCTGATTCCCatcggtggccgtgccttcagctgcctggggggccctaagctctggaatcccctccctgaacctctccaaCTCTCCTCTAAGACATGCCTTAACCTTCGGCTGATCTGCTGGCTGCTTGTCACTCTTATCTCCTTGTTTGtgcagtggggaggtggtgggcaggCAGGGGTCAACCTTGTGTTAACTGGCTGTTCCTGTGTCTTTAAAAACATGGGAAACAGAAGGCCGCTCGGCCCTtctagtctgctccaccattcattttgatcatggctgatcatattcaatatctgGATTTCCCCTGCCCTctttccctcccgccccccccaatatccctcgatcccttttgccccaagagcgaaatctaatttcttcctgaaatctcacaacattttggcctcaactactttctgtgggagtgaattccacacattcaccaccctctgggtgaagaaatcgctcctcacctcagttccataacgtttacctcttatcctcaaactctgacccctcgttctggactccctcaccatcgggaacattctgaatctactctgtgaCAGGAAACTTTTACTTGTTTGGGGGAGGTGGTGAGTGTCGATGGCTTTAatcctcttatctctctctcccctcgcctcctccccccctccccccacaggtcAGAGCGGGGCGGGCAACAACTGGGCCAAGGGTCACTACACAGAAGGTGCCGAGCTGGTGGACTCGGTGTTGGACGTAGTTCGGAAGGAAGCTGAGAGTTGTGACTGCCTCCAGGGTTTCCAGCTCACCCACTCACTGGGCGGGGGCACCGGATCAGGCATGGGCACCCTGCTGATCAGCAAGATCCGCGAGGAGTACCCCGACCGGATCATGAACACCTTCAGCGTGGTGCCCTCTCCCAAGGTGTCCGACACGGTGGTGGAACCCTACAACGCCACGCTCTCGGTCCACCAGCTGGTGGAGAACACAGATGAGACTTTCTGCATTGACAATGAGGCCCTGTACGACATCTGCTTCCGCACCCTTAAGCTCACCACCCCCACATACGGAGACCTCAACCACCTGGTCTCTGCCACCATGAGTGGCGTCACCACCTGCCTCCGCTTCCCCGGGCAGCTCAACGCTGACCTGCGTAAGCTGGCTGTCAACATGGTGCCCTTCCCCCGCCTCCACTTCTTCATGCCCGGCTTCGCCCCCCTCACCAGCCGTGGCAGCCAGCAGTATAGCTCCCTGACAGTGCCCGAGCTCACCCAGCAGATGTTTGACGCCAAGAACATGATGGCGGCCTGCGACCCCCGTCACGGGCGCTATCTGACAGTGGCGGCCATCTTCCGGGGTCGCATGTCCATGAAGGAGGTGGATGAACAGATGCTCAACGTCCAGAACAAGAACAGCAGCTACTTTGTGGAGTGGATCCCCAACAACGTCAAGACGGCCGTGTGCGACATCCCGCCCCGTGGCCTCAAGATGTCCGCCACCTTCATCGGCAACAGCACCGCCATCCAGGAGCTCTTCAAGCGCATCTCGGAGCAGTTCACCGCCATGTTCCGCCGCAAGGCCTTCCTCCACTGGTACACCGGCGAGGGCATGGACGAGATGGAGTTCACCGAGGCCGAGAGCAACATGAACGACCTGGTGTCCGAGTACCAGCAGTACCAGGACGCCAcggcggaggaggagggagagttcgaggaggaggatgatgaggAAGCCGCTTGAGTTTGTCCCGCTGTCTCTCTATCTCATGTTCCTGCCACCATCTTCccttccccactctccctcccctccactgcGTGCTTCAGTCATCAGCCGATCTTGCTCGCTCTCTGCATGGATTCTTGTGCGCGCGTTGTCTATGTCTTGGTCGCCAGGCGCTGTACAAGGCTTCATTAAAAGAGACTTTTGATAGCAAGTAACTTGTGTTTTCCTGTTTCTTTCCTGTGGGCTTGTCCATGATGGGGGCTGTgttcagttttattttaaaattcacaggCCATCTGGTGGAACAGGCAAGTTTGAGGAGAAACAAGTTTACTGCACAAAGGGTAGTGTTCAGTGTGCATATTAATACAATTTGCAGGCCACCTGGTGGAACAGGCAAACttactgcagaaaaggatgttcaGGTGTGTTATGTTTAAAAGTGccactggggagtgggggggaaccaCACAGCTATAAGGAAAAGCAGCAGACACAAACTTACAGCAAGTAAGTTAGGGTGCTGCTTGGAGAAGCCAGTTGAATCGAGGTGGTGGTTTGGGAGGGAAGCTAGATTATCAGAAAGGGGAAAGAGTGTGGGGTACTAGGGTGAGCTGCTCTCTCTGGCAGAGGTACCTCTGACTCGATTACACTGAATACAAGAGATTTCCTTGcttggagggtggtgaatgtttgcagagcccAGAGTTGGGGATACTCAGTTCGAGCCTACAGTGAGGGAGACATTCAggaaagggggaggagggagttgaAGGACTATGTCCAAGTTGAAGATTGGGTGTGATCATAGCTGTCACAAAGGTATATTGACTGGAGATTTAAGCGAGCAGCCACAGTATTTTAATCTGAAATGTTGGGACAACTTTAATTTGAACATAAACAGATGCCAAATTCTGAAGGTGGCACTTGTttggaaccttggttagacccacactgggagcacagttctggtctccgtatccctcggttagaccacactgggagcactgtgcacagttctggtctccgtatccctcggttagaccacactgggagcaccgtgcacagttccggtctccatatccctcggttagaccacactgggagcgccgtgcacagttccagtctccgtatcccttggttagaccacactgggagcaccgtgcacagttccagtctctctatccctcggttagaccacactgggagcaccgtgcacagttccggtctccgtatccctcggttagaccacactgggagcactgtgcacagttccagtctccgtatccctcggttagaccacactgggagcaccgtgcacagttccagtctccgtatccctcggttagaccacactgggagcaccgtgcacagttccggtctccatatccctcggttagaccacactgggagcactgtgcacagttccagtctccgtatccctcggttagaccacactgggagcaccgtgcgcagttccagtctccgtatccttcggttagaccacactgggagcaccatgcacagttccagtctccgtatccctcggttagaccacactgggagcactgtgcacagttccagtctccctatccctcggttagaccacactgggagcaccatgcaccgttccagtctccatatccctcggttagaccacactgggagcaccatgcaccgttccagtctccatatccctcggttagaccacactgggagcaccgtgcacagttcagGTTTGTACTTCTACAAAAAGGATTTTAAACATCTCAGAATTCTGACAAGTGACGATAAAATTCCCTCCAAAGGGGAGTGATGGGTCCAACCCAGCTGGATTTCTCTGGATGAAACGAGGGAGAAGATTCAATAGAGGGAAAAGGTAAGTGTGCTTATGGTGGTTAGAAAAATAATACAATTAAGAACCATCCTGAATCATCAAGGTGATTCGGATGAAAAAAAGTAagcagcagcagagagagaggagaagaaACGCAgtttaatggggggggggggggctacaggTGTCTAAATATTTAAAATAAGGACAAATAGGGGATTTGTCCAGGCCagtgaatgaatactttgcatctgccttTACAAAGGAGCCTGGCCCATGCTGATCTGAAAGGTAATTTGGTAAGAAAGCATTGTCAGCACTTAAAAGGCGGATAAGACTGCAAGACCCAGCTGAGTTGAATCCAAGGATCATGAGGGTGGACGGTGGGGAGATCCTGCATCTAAATCTGACCCAGAGTGAGGCCAGAGGGCCGCAGAGTTACCAACGTTACACTgagatgaaagcaaaatgctgcgcaGGCGGGAAAcacaaactgaaaatgctggaaaacctcagccggtctggcagcatctgtggggagagaacagccAACATTTTGGGTCTGGATGAAAATCAGCAGATTTATAATATTTGGGGGTAGAGTGGAATGGGACAAGGAGTGTAGATGAGGATACAGAAATGTACCCTCATTTACTGAGGCCAAGTAGTGTCCATTAAGTGGTCAGAATGTGTgagtggcagaacagaggtacagattgtcaaaggactgcctgaggaatacgGGAGTTGCCCTGAAAAAGGGGGTCGAGGCATAGGGGGAGGTGCTGGAATGGAGGTGAGAATGAAGGTGGATGGATGtgatgatggtgggggagtccagaactaggggtcacagtctaagcatttaggacggaggtgaggagacatttcttctcccagagagcggtgagcctgtggaattcattcccacaggaagtagttgatgccaaaacattgaatgtattcgggaggcgttggatatagcacttagggcgaatgggatcaaaggttatgggggggggaaaaagcaggattaggctgagttggatgatcagccatgattaatggcggagcaggctcgaagggccgaatggcctcctcctgctatcttctatgtttctatgaaacagaattgggtggaggggagagttcctgCTCTACAGTTGAACTccatgttcagtctggaaggctgtgaagtgtccagtcggaagatgaggtgctgtttctccagtttgcgttggggttcatgagaacattgcaaaaagccaaggacggacatgtggacagagtAGGGTGGTGTTGAAGTGGCGAGCGacgggaaggtctgggtcctgtttGTGGGCAGACCAAAGGGGTTctacaaagtggtcacccagtctgtctGGCCTCTGATTGTAGAGTAGACGGTATTGGAAGCAGCGAATACAATAGACCAGATTGGAGGAGGTGcctgtgaagcgctgcttcacctgaaaggggtgtttgggccctgggacggtgagcaggggggaggtaaaggggcaggtgttgcatgggaaagtgccatgggcaggggggtgaggtgttgggaggagtggaccagggagaGAAcgatccctgcggaatgctgatggggagtgaggggaagacgtGTTGACGAGTGGTGTgatgctggagttggaggaaatggcggaggatgatcctttgaatgcaggctgggtgaggtgaaaagtgaggacgagggaccctggttcggggagggggtgagagcaatggcttgggggggggatgtgttgGACGTGGTTGAGTCCCCATTCCTCCTTGCCCCCATAGTATAGATTGccactgattctctttgctctcagctctgttaaagggtcatccagactctctctctccccacagatgctgtcagacctgctgagattttccagcattttctgtttttgtgccaacGATACAccctggattttttttaaaaagccgtaAGGATAAGCTGTGGGCCAGTCAGGTCAACTTTGGCAGGAGAGGGGGAAGTGGTGGCTGGGGAGCGGGTGACTCATGGAAATGATTGGGGGTAATGATCTGGATTGAGCTATCTGGAGGTTTgttgaggggtcagtgagggcgTTGCTGTCAATGTGGTGGACACAGGCCTGCAAAAGACATTGAACATAGTAGAGAGGCTTGTGAGTAAGAAACATACCAGCGAGGATTTGGATAAGATCCCTCCATCCTGCTCCCCCACTCTAAGATCATGGCccatctgattgtgacctcaccCCCACATTCCCGCTGAcctcccgataacctttcaccccctggtTAATCGGGAATCTATCCCGCTCTGCCTTGGAAACATTcagactctgctcccactgccttctgagggagagagttccagagactctcaccccccccccccccccccacccctctgagagaaaacatttctcccccGTCTGAAATGGGccgctccttatttttaaacagtgcccccccccccttccccagttccagattctcccacaagaggaaacatcctctccacacccgcCCTGTCGagaccccctcaggatctgaaaggtttGGATCGagccgcctcttactcttctaaactccagcggatacaagcccagcctctcccaacctttcctcatcagacaacccgcccattcctgggATTCTTCTGCtggtgcagtggttggcactgctgcctcacagcgccagggacccgggttgggccactgtctgtgtggagtctatacgttctccccagggctgtgggtttcctccgggtgctccggtttcctcccacagtccaaagatgtgcaggttatcatagaaaccctacagtacagaaagaggccattcggcccatcgagtctgcaccgaccacaatcccacccaggccctaccctcatatccctacatatttacccaactaatccctctaacctacacattccaggacactaaggggcaattttagcatggccaatcaacctaacccgcacatctttggactgtgggaggaaaccggagcacccggaggaaacccacgcagacacgaggagaatgtgtaaactccgcacaggcagtgacccaagccgggaattgaacccaggtccctggagctgtgaagcagccgtgctaaccactgtgctaccgtgccgcccttgggttgattggccaagctaaattgaccctggtgtcggagattagcagggtaaatatggggttatgggtatagggcctgggtggttgtcagtgtagactcaatgggccaaatggcctccttctgcactgtaggattctatgggatcagtctggtaaaccttctctgaactgtttatgacacatttacatctttccttaaataaggaggcgaatactgtccacaacactccagatgtggtctcaccaacaccctgtacaactgaagcataacctccctacttctgtcatcaattcccctcacaataaatgataacgtaggcggcacagtggttaacactgctgcctcacagcgccagggacctgggttcaattcctggcttggggttactgtctgtgcggagtttgcacgttctccccgtgtctgcgtgggtttcctccgggtgctccagtttcctcccacagtccgaaagatgtgagttaggtgcatcggctatgctaaattgccccttcagggtaattagtagggtaaatgcatgggattacagaggatagggcctgggtggattgttatcactgcatgctcgatgggctgaatggccgccttctgcactattgTTCTATGAACAATTCAATTCTtcaccccaggaagctgtggcaCCTgaatccttgaacattttcaatgcTGAGATCGATAGTTTTAGAACAGTCAGGGGAttgagggttacagggagaaggtggattTAGTAAGTAGATCAGttgtgatcttattaaatagtggagtggcctcaaagggccaaatggcctgctcctgttactGCTCCTTATTGGCTTGAGATTTTTGATTTATTGCTGTACCTGTGTCCCAGACTTCTGTGatctcatgcactaggacacccagatccctctgcaccctctcaccaTTTAGACACATTCTTTATAAATTCATTCCTGCCAAAAACGCAGTTACACATTTGACTCCATTTGCCTGTCCACTTAACCCATCTTTTGGTGGCCTCTGTCTGTCCTCTTCATAACTTATTTTCCCGTCTGAGTGTCAGCAGCAAATTGGGCAAGTTCTAGTTGATGGACTGGGATATGGGATGGTCTGAGtgttggttaatggatgtttctgGGACGGGAGGGAGGTTTATATCGGGTATTCCAAAGGGTTGCTgggaatttatattaatgacccaGAACTTGGTGGATAATGCATACATTACAAAATCTGTGCATGATACAAATCTCAGGAGCATTTTGAACTGAGATGGGTGGTGCAGAACTTCAAGGAAAcagagatgtacaggttagggggattggccatgctaaattaccccttaaggtccaaagatgtgcaggtaaaaagtaaagtttatttattagtcacaagtaggcttacatgaacactgtaatgaagttactgtgaaaatcccctagtcgtcacactccagcgcctgtttggctatgctaaattctccttccgtgtacccaatgcatccaaccagcacgtctttgactgtggaaggaaaccagagcacccggaggaaacccacgcagacacggggagaatgtgcaaactccacacagacagtgacccaagccgggaattagccatggtgaggtagattggccatgctaaattgcctcttagtg contains the following coding sequences:
- the LOC144490138 gene encoding tubulin beta-4B chain-like, translating into MDSVRSGPFGQIFRPDNFVFGQSGAGNNWAKGHYTEGAELVDSVLDVVRKEAESCDCLQGFQLTHSLGGGTGSGMGTLLISKIREEYPDRIMNTFSVVPSPKVSDTVVEPYNATLSVHQLVENTDETFCIDNEALYDICFRTLKLTTPTYGDLNHLVSATMSGVTTCLRFPGQLNADLRKLAVNMVPFPRLHFFMPGFAPLTSRGSQQYSSLTVPELTQQMFDAKNMMAACDPRHGRYLTVAAIFRGRMSMKEVDEQMLNVQNKNSSYFVEWIPNNVKTAVCDIPPRGLKMSATFIGNSTAIQELFKRISEQFTAMFRRKAFLHWYTGEGMDEMEFTEAESNMNDLVSEYQQYQDATAEEEGEFEEEDDEEAA